From Homalodisca vitripennis isolate AUS2020 chromosome 1, UT_GWSS_2.1, whole genome shotgun sequence, the proteins below share one genomic window:
- the LOC124355156 gene encoding uncharacterized protein LOC124355156: MNKTLKFNRRVKVFILIGLLVVLVIKSCRYRLNYTQRNMKNNVNLAHLNTLYSDLEYLVDSPNCKIPNLNPFDESISKFLKSGDHTKCSSRPPLTEVRYSPTTGQHMLEINLAAVHFYSDGRELLCCVSMIQPHGVNIKVTECKFFNGSWALTRDHQFLFVRCSDLGQPPVYENVHATPVRIRKTKKYSMLSEDNVNVLLLGFDSMSRLNLYRTMPKTVNYLHAQGWTEMVGYNKVGDNTLPNLMSLLTGLPLPRTQAAYLNYFDKFPFVWKDFSSAGYVTAYAEDKPYLETFYGDLPGFKNAPTDYYTRSFFLFGEKYFANNDTGTECLGFKSPSEHMFNYLIDFVTVNKDDPFFGFFWINQFSHNDLNKPASEDENTLKLLQQLNSQGILGNTIVIFLSDHGLRVDDLRKTKVGWYEDRLPFLFIALPKWYKARYELRYRNLQENVKKLVSPYDLYSTIYHILQKDTWRTPSGCKTCKSLFTPVSSTRTCAEAGISPHWCSCHPINEVSDILFASFLADLVVETINAKLLDYKRIVENFKCNRTVNFSCATLANSKILYLWQKAKPSDVEYIVGVETQPGGAQFEGTIIGTRNDILVDNAMSRLNHFHNLSHCALFPESKKYCFCIDNGPSLFN; the protein is encoded by the coding sequence atgaataaaacactgaaatttAATCGGCGAGTTAAAGTGTTCATTTTGATCGGTTTACTTGTAGTGCTGGTTATCAAATCCTGTCGATATAGGCTAAATTATACGCagagaaatatgaaaaataatgtaaatttggcCCACTTAAATACGTTGTATTCTGATCTCGAGTATCTTGTTGATTCTCCAAACTGCAAAATCCCGAATTTGAATCCTTTCGATGAATCTATCTCCAAGTTCCTGAAGTCAGGAGACCACACCAAATGTTCCTCCCGACCGCCTCTGACAGAAGTACGTTACAGTCCCACAACAGGACAACACATGCTGGAGATCAACTTAGCTGCGGTACATTTCTACTCTGATGGCAGAGAACTCTTGTGCTGCGTATCCATGATACAGCCACACGGCGTCAACATCAAAGTCacggaatgtaaatttttcaacGGGAGCTGGGCTCTGACACGTGACCACCAGTTCCTCTTCGTCCGCTGCTCGGACCTCGGACAACCTCCGGTGTATGAAAACGTACACGCAACACCAGTGAGAATACGGAAGACGAAGAAATATTCAATGTTGTCTGAGGATAACGTGAACGTCCTCTTATTGGGGTTTGACTCCATGTCACGTCTAAACCTTTACAGAACCATGCCGAAGACAGTGAACTATCTCCACGCACAAGGTTGGACAGAGATGGTGGGTTACAACAAAGTTGGAGATAACACCTTACCCAACCTAATGTCACTTCTGACAGGCCTTCCTCTACCTCGTACTCAAGCTGcctatttgaattattttgataaatttcctTTCGTATGGAAAGACTTTTCTTCAGCAGGATACGTCACAGCCTATGCAGAAGATAAGCCTTATCTGGAGACATTTTACGGCGATCTTCCAGGATTTAAGAATGCACCGACAGACTATTACACTAGAAGCTTCTTTCTGTTTGGTGAAAAATACTTTGCCAACAACGATACAGGTACAGAGTGTCTTGGATTCAAATCTCCCTCGGAACACATGTTTAATTACTTAATCGACTTTGTCACAGTTAACAAGGACGATCCGTTTTTTGGTTTCTTCTGGATAAACCAGTTCAGTCATAACGATTTAAATAAACCAGCTTCTGAGGATGAGAACACCCTAAAATTATTACAGCAGTTAAATTCTCAGGGCATATTGGGTAACACGATTGTGATATTTCTGAGTGACCACGGCCTCCGCGTGGATGATCTACGAAAAACAAAAGTCGGGTGGTATGAGGATCGCCTACCATTTTTGTTCATAGCTCTTCCAAAATGGTATAAGGCTAGATATGAACTGCGATATCGGAACCTTCAAGAGAATGTGAAGAAGTTAGTTTCACCCTACGACTTATATTCGACGATCTACCACATCTTACAAAAAGACACATGGCGAACGCCCTCAGGCTGCAAAACCTGCAAGAGCTTGTTTACCCCAGTATCTTCTACCAGGACTTGTGCAGAAGCAGGCATTTCTCCCCACTGGTGTTCCTGTCACCCCATAAACGAAGTCTCTGATATATTATTCGCCTCTTTTTTGGCCGACCTGGTCGTGGAGACGATCAACGCCAAGTTGTTGGATTACAAACGCATTGtcgaaaattttaaatgtaacagaacTGTAAATTTTAGTTGTGCGACTTTGGCAAATTCAAAGATATTGTACTTATGGCAGAAAGCAAAGCCATCGGATGTTGAATATATAGTCGGCGTTGAAACTCAACCCGGTGGGGCGCAGTTTGAGGGAACTATTATCGGGACCAGAAACGACATTTTGGTTGACAATGCAATGAGTAGACTGAATCATTTTCACAACCTGAGTCATTGTGCTTTGTTCCCTGAGTCAAAGAAGTACTGTTTCTGTATCGACAATGGACCGAGCCTCTTTAACTag